A region from the Kribbella shirazensis genome encodes:
- a CDS encoding hemerythrin domain-containing protein — translation MSTDVVDLIMQDHREVERLFDALKDEPEKRPTLLPVLTTLLTAHSRAEEAEVYPVAASEAGEKEEVSHSQQEHIEADQLLAKLAATDPTSGDFDRVLQNLVDAVSHHVEEEETKVLPGMRSNLSDERRSELGDAFAASRKQHLGEQPGDLTREQLAQQASNADIPGASKLPKDKLEKEVQKHAEQ, via the coding sequence ATGAGTACGGATGTCGTCGACCTGATCATGCAGGACCACCGCGAAGTGGAGCGGCTGTTCGACGCGCTGAAGGACGAGCCGGAGAAGCGGCCGACCCTCCTGCCGGTGCTGACCACCCTGCTGACCGCGCACAGCCGGGCCGAAGAGGCCGAGGTGTACCCGGTGGCCGCCTCCGAGGCCGGCGAGAAGGAAGAGGTCTCGCACAGCCAGCAGGAGCACATCGAGGCCGACCAACTGCTCGCGAAACTCGCCGCCACGGATCCGACGTCGGGAGACTTCGACAGGGTCCTGCAGAACCTGGTCGACGCCGTCTCCCACCATGTCGAGGAGGAAGAGACCAAGGTTCTGCCCGGTATGCGCTCCAACCTGTCGGACGAGCGCCGGTCCGAACTCGGCGATGCGTTCGCGGCCAGCCGCAAGCAGCACCTCGGCGAGCAGCCTGGCGACCTCACCCGGGAGCAGCTCGCCCAGCAGGCCAGCAACGCGGACATCCCCGGTGCGTCCAAGCTCCCCAAGGACAAGCTCGAGAAGGAAGTCCAGAAGCACGCCGAACAGTGA
- a CDS encoding SRPBCC family protein translates to MGNHEAWTTVDVAPNILFDRLSDLDHLPEYIPWLTSLHRTAETPVTAQGPEARRPHQAVHEDVDVTVGGGHRDGWIDVLDEDRVLRWGMDGPHRYGGELIVDFVADGTSKLTVRLHTTETTNVDEELDRTLATIKTAVEHDQPTESSEGEQR, encoded by the coding sequence ATGGGTAACCACGAAGCCTGGACCACGGTCGACGTCGCGCCGAACATCCTGTTCGACCGGCTGTCCGACCTCGACCACCTGCCCGAGTACATCCCCTGGCTGACCTCGCTGCACCGCACCGCGGAGACCCCGGTCACCGCACAGGGCCCCGAGGCGCGCCGGCCGCACCAGGCCGTGCACGAGGACGTCGACGTCACCGTCGGCGGCGGCCACCGCGACGGCTGGATCGACGTCCTCGACGAGGACCGCGTCCTGCGCTGGGGCATGGACGGTCCGCACCGGTACGGCGGCGAACTGATCGTGGACTTCGTCGCCGACGGTACGTCGAAGCTCACCGTCCGGCTCCACACCACCGAGACCACCAACGTCGACGAGGAACTCGACCGGACGTTGGCCACCATCAAAACGGCGGTCGAGCACGACCAGCCGACCGAGTCCTCCGAAGGGGAGCAACGATGA
- a CDS encoding TIGR03557 family F420-dependent LLM class oxidoreductase — protein sequence MKIGYFLSSEEYTPAELIEQARMAEEAGFDALWISDHFHPWNDEQGQSAFVWSAIGAISQVCELPVTTAVTCPTVRTHPVVIAQAAATSAVLLNGRFRLGVGSGEALNEHILGTVWPTADVRLEMLEEAVEIMRRLWTEDGFVNHHGKHYTVDTARIYTRPKEPLPIYMSGFGPEATDLAARIADGYVTTSPDQELLRRFRENGGGDKPAQAGFKVSYAPTEEEGIEQAHRIWGNSGLPGELAQVLPSPRHFEQASQLVTKESTAQSVACGPKADVHVDAFTPYIEAGFDEVYVANIGPHSVDMMNLYRTEVLPELRLRKERSHG from the coding sequence GTGAAGATCGGATACTTCCTGTCCAGCGAGGAGTACACGCCTGCTGAGCTGATCGAACAGGCCCGGATGGCCGAGGAGGCCGGCTTCGACGCCCTGTGGATCAGTGACCACTTCCACCCGTGGAACGACGAGCAGGGGCAGAGCGCCTTCGTCTGGTCGGCGATCGGTGCGATCTCCCAGGTGTGCGAACTGCCGGTGACGACCGCCGTCACGTGCCCGACCGTCCGCACCCACCCGGTCGTGATCGCCCAGGCGGCCGCCACCAGCGCCGTGCTGCTCAACGGCCGGTTCCGGCTCGGCGTGGGCTCCGGCGAGGCGTTGAACGAGCACATCCTCGGGACGGTCTGGCCGACCGCCGACGTACGGCTGGAGATGCTCGAGGAAGCGGTCGAGATCATGCGCCGGCTGTGGACCGAGGACGGGTTCGTCAACCACCACGGCAAGCACTACACGGTCGACACGGCGAGGATCTACACCCGCCCGAAGGAGCCGCTGCCGATCTACATGTCCGGATTCGGGCCGGAGGCAACAGATCTCGCGGCGCGGATCGCGGACGGGTACGTGACGACGTCGCCCGACCAGGAGCTGCTGCGCCGGTTCCGGGAGAACGGCGGCGGCGACAAACCGGCACAGGCCGGCTTCAAGGTCAGCTACGCGCCGACCGAGGAAGAAGGCATCGAGCAGGCGCACCGGATCTGGGGCAACTCCGGCCTTCCCGGCGAGCTCGCCCAGGTGCTCCCCTCACCACGGCACTTCGAGCAGGCGAGCCAGCTGGTCACCAAGGAGTCCACGGCGCAGTCGGTCGCCTGCGGGCCGAAGGCCGACGTCCACGTCGACGCGTTCACGCCGTACATCGAGGCGGGGTTCGACGAGGTGTACGTCGCGAACATCGGCCCGCACAGCGTCGACATGATGAACCTCTACCGGACCGAGGTGCTGCCCGAACTGCGTCTCCGGAAGGAGCGTTCCCATGGGTAA